Genomic window (Pseudovibrio brasiliensis):
CCAGCTCTTACGAAATAAGTATCCCGGTCAGTTTTTGGGTTTGCTGTCACGGCATGACCGCTGGACTTATTTTTGAACTGGGGAATATGATACGCCATAGATAATTCTCCATTCTTTTAGAAACACGATCCCTGCATGTTTGAGGCAGAAACCTGAATTGGGTGGAGTTTTTGAACCTGTCAGCTCAAGTAAACTAAAGCTGACAGGTGGACTACTAGAAACGCATAGATGAAATAAAACAATAAGTTATAGCCTCACAAACGAAGCAAAATTGAATAACTGAAATCTAATAAGGAACCGGAAGACTCTCTCCTAAGAATCTGGAAGAATTGCCAGCTCTTCCCGCGCTTTCATGAAGAGTGGCGCAAGCGCCTGCGACAGAGCAAAACTCTTATTTGCATCGGCTTCGGTGTAAGCATGGTCTGCATCCAACAGGTTCACTGTGCCAATCACCTCACCCAACACCACAACGGGCAAGTTCAACGTTGCACCCAGCCCCATCGCCGCAATTTTCTCATGATCGGGAAAGTAATCCTTCACATCCTCAATAGTGTAACCAAGAAACGGCTTCTGCTGCACCAGCACCCGCTCATACCAGCTACCCTCTTTCTCAATCGGCTTGGTGCCGGATGTACCGTAGGAACTCCCTGCACTGGAATACAGCCGCACCACATGGCTCCCGTCAGGATGCGTCACCGTCAGCGTAAACAGCTTGTAGCCGGGAAACTTGGAGAACAGCTCACCCGCTTTTTTCGCGGCCTCCTGCAAGCTGGAGCTACCTGCTACAGCCTGCACAAACTCAATATGATCAACCACTTCAAATACCTGCAATCTTGAAATGCAGATAGTTTAGCGGCTCAATCAGCGCCATCAAGTCAGAGAAACTCAACTAAGCTGTTGCCTTGGGTCAGTCCCGGCTCAGCACCTTGAAGTCCCCTTCATCCGCCGAGAGCTTGTCATCGATACAGCACTCTTCGCGCAACGTCTGCAGCACCTGATCCAGCTGCTCATACTGTGCCACACAATAAAGCACGCGCCCTTCGCGGCGCTGCTTGATCAATCCGGCAGACGCCAAGCCAGACAAATGATGCGACAGTGTTGAGCCCGGAATCTCCAGTTCTTCCTGCAAAGTGCCCACGGCCAGGCCTTTATAACCAGCTTTCACAAGACGCTTATAAATTGTTAGTCGCGTCACATGTCCCAACTCTTTCAGAGCCTTAGCCGTTTTTTCGATATCCATCTCGCTCACCAGCATTTCTTATATTTCGATATTACTAGAAATGTCTTGACATGAAAAGCTTTCATTCTATTATTTCGATAAATCCGGAAATATAGTAATAAGGATCACACCCATGTCACTGTCCTCGGAAATGCTCATAAGCAGCCTGGAGATGTTCGCCTTCCTTGCTTTGGAACTAACCATCCTCTTTCTGGCGATCAGCTACTTCGTCGGCATCTTGCAGGAGTACATTCCGCCTAGCCGCGTGCAAAAGATCCTCAGCAGCCAGAACGGCAAAGGCTACGTCACAGCAGCAGCACTCGGTGTCATCACCCCGTTCTGCTCCTGCTCCACCATTCCGTTCCTGAAAGGCCTGCTTCGCGCCCGCGCTGGCTTTGGCACCATGATGGTTTTCCTGTTCGCCAGCCCACTGCTGAACCCGATTATCATCGGCCTATTCGCCGTAACCTTCGGTCTGGAAGTCACAGTGTTCTACTTCACCATTGCACTGGCGGTCTCCATCATCGCAGGCTACACGCTTGAGAAACTCGGCTTCGAAAAATTCGTGAAACCAGAAGCATACGCGGCGCCATCCACCTCCTCATGCGGCAGCAGTTGTGGAGGCAGCGCACCAGAACAAAGCAAATGGGCAAGAGTTTGGAACTCAACTTGGGCAGATTTCAAAAAGGTCCTGCCATACCTCATCGGCGGCATCGCCATCGGATCAATGATCTATGGCTTCATGCCAACAGATCTGGTCTCCTCATGGGCGGGTGAAAACAACCCTCTCGCGATCCCAGTGGCAGCCGTCATCGGCATCCCGCTCTACATCAGAGCAGAAGCCGTCATCCCCCTCACCGCAGCACTGGCAGGCAAAGGCATGGGCCTCGGCGCAATCATGGCTCTCATCATCGGCAGCGCAGGCGCCAGCCTGACAGAGGTGATCTTGCTCAAGTCCCTCTTCAAAAACCAGATGATCGCCGCTTTTCTGGTCGTAATCCTAGGAATGGCAGTCAGCGCAGGCGTACTGTACTCGCTGATTTTTTGATCCCAGAAAACACCAGAAACCCAATAACTTATGCAAATCAGCCCCTACTAACAACCAGGTTAGTAGGGGCTGATTTTTAATCCCGAATGATCTCCAAAAAGGCCGGACCAAAGCGTTCCAGTTTGGACTCGCCAACACCGGAGATCTTCAGCATTTCTTCAAGCCGCTGCGGACGTTCTACCGCCATTTCAATCAGAGTCTTATCGTTGAAGATCACATATGGCGGCACATTCCGCTCTCGCGCCAGCTCCATCCGCCGCGCACGGAGTTTCTCAAACAGCTCCTGATCCGCAATGTCTTCAATCTGAGCCCGCGCTGGCGTTTTAGCCCGGCGCTCCATCTTCGCAGAGTTGGCAAGCTGGTCCACCTTCAGCTCGATGGTTCGGCGTTCCTTCAAGAACTCCATGCCCAGCGCTGTCATCTTCAAAGCCCCATGCGCATCGTGATCAGCATAGATCAGGCCAGCAGCTAACAGTTGCCGGGCAATGGCGTTCCATTTGATCTTGTCAAACTCACCCCCGATGTTGAACGTCGACAGCTGGTCATGCCCACGTGAAATGATCCGCTCATTTGCATTGCCAAGCAAAACATCAATCACATAGTTCGCCCCGAAGCTTTGCCCCGTGCGCAAAATGCAGGAGAGCAGCTTCTGCGCGGCGATGGTGCCATCCATAGTCTTCGGCGGGTTGAGGCAGGTATCACAGTTGCCACAAGGCTCGCACTCATCCCCGAAGTAGCGCAGCAGAACAGAACGCCGGCAGGTCGCCGTTTCACAGTAAGCGAGGAAAGAGCGCAGCTTTTGCCGCTCAATCTGCTTCTGGTTCTCCGGCGCTTCACTCCGGTCGATCATCTGGTTCAGGAACACAACATCCTGCATGCCATAGACCAGCCACGCCTCTGACGGCAGGCCATCACGACCAGCGCGGCCCGTCTCCTGATAATAAGCCTCAATGTTCTTCGGCAAATCCAGATGCGCCACAAACCGCACGTTGGGCTTATCAATGCCCATCCCGAATGCGACGGTCGCCACCATGATCAGGCCTTCTTCCTTGATGAAGCGATCCTGATTGGCCTCCCGTACGGAATTATCAAAACCCGCATGGTAAGGCAGCGCATCAAAGCCCTCATCAACCAACCACGCAGCAGTCTCCTCTACTTTTTTGCGGGAAAGGCAATAGATGATGCCACTCTCACCAGCAGGCCGGTCCTTCAGAAAACGCCGCAATTGCTGTTTCGGGTTATGTTTGATGCCAACGGTGTAGGTGATGTTAGGCCGGTCAAACCCGGAGGAAATCAATCGTGGCAGATTGAGACGCTCTTGAATGTCCTTCCGCGTCGGCTCATCCGCCGTTGCTGTCACTGCCAGACACGGCACGCCCTCAAGCTTGGCCCGAACGTTGGTCAGCTCACGATACTCAGGGCGGAAATCGTGCCCCCACTGACTGATACAGTGCGCCTCATCAATCGCCAGCAACGCAATCAGGCCGCGCTGGTTCAATTCTTCCAGAAGAGAAACAAACTCAGGCCGCACCAACCGTTCTGGCGCCACATAAAGCAGATCCAACTCCCCAGCCCGCAAATCTCGATAGGCAGCCTGAATGTCTTCATAGGAAAGAGCAGAGTTGATGGACGTCGCCCGCACACCAAGTTCGCGCAGTGTCGCAATCTGGTCCTGCATCAGCGCAATCAGAGGAGAAACAACAATGCCCACCCCACGACGACACAAGGCAGGCACCTGATAACACAGAGACTTACCCGCGCCTGTTGGCATCAAAACGCAGCAGCTCTCGCCAGCCATCACGCTATCAATCACAACCTGCTGATTGCCGCGAAACGCGTCGTAGCCAAATACTTTTTTCAGAACATCATTCGGTGAGGCAACAATATCTTGCGTGGGTGTCATGAGCAGCAGCACTTACCTAAGGAAAATGGAGAGGTAGCCTCTACCTCTACCCTTCTGACCCTACCACGCAAGAACTATCTGCCACCCGGGCACATAAACTTCGGGCCTCTGATCACCGGTACTTGGCTGCGGAGATGAACTCACCAAAGGTTTCGCACCAGACCAGCACGGTGTTGTACTTCTCGATATCAACGCCCTCCGGCACATCCAGCAGGAAGCCATCGAAGGTTTTAACATCACCAATCAGCACAGAGTTGTCTTTGACCGGCAGGAACTCATCTTCATGCTCAACGAACTCAGGAACCAGATAAACCTTGTAATCCGGCCCCGGAGCAAGACGGCCCTGATGAACGATCATCTCTGGAGAGATACTCACCTTGCCCTCACCCCAATGCAGGAAGTCACTACCACGCTGGTCGCGGCTGAACTCCGCAGTGTACTGCGCGTTCTGAGCTTTCTGCTCCAGTACAGCAGTTTCAGGAGAATCCGGAGCTGTCAGGATCGGCAGGAAATAGACCCCAAGCGCAAAGCCAACAGCCAGCACCACGGTGTGCGAAACGAGCAATGCAACAAAACGGATCATAAGAGTTCTCTCAGTCTACAGGTCAAAATCACTTGATCACAAAAGCGATCACTTCAATTTGTCTAACAACCATGCGTTGGGAAGGCAACAAACCTACCCCTTTGTAATCAATCCCAAAATCTCAAAACACTGTGAGATGTCGTGAAAGCACTGCTCCCACCCAAAGAACATACATTTCTCATCCTTCAGGCTAACCACCGAGAAGAAAAACCAAGCAAATACAGTGAGTTAAATTTCACAGGCTCACCACAACACCCCGGCTCTCCACCCATTTCAGCCAAATATGCAGACTTAACATTTATCAAGTAGAAATACCTAAATCCTGTTTAATCTCAGCCTTTTAACCCCCTAGGACAAAAGGCCTAATTATGAGTAACAAGACTTTGTACGAACGCCTCGGCGGCTATGACGCAATTTCTGCGGTCGTCGATAACCTGCTCCCTCGCCTACAAAATGATGACCTCCTCGCACGGTTCTGGCAGAACCGCGGTGAAGATGGGATCGCACGCGAAAAGCAGCTGCTGATTGATTATCTCGCCAACAGCGCAGGCGGACCTCTCTATTACACCGGCCGCGATATGGTCCTCACCCACAAAGGCATGGGCATCACCGAAGCCGACTGGGAGGCCTTCCTCGGCCACCTTAAAGCCACACTGGAATCCTTCAGCCTACCTGAGGCTGAGTTCAACGATACCGTCGGGTTCGTCAGCAGCCTGAAAGAAGAAATTCTGGTTTAACACGCCAGATCATTCCCAAACCAAACATCCCAGCATCTCCCGGGACACAGCAACATCAGCTCCAGCCGGGCGATGCTTTCTGCACATTTGACTTAGCGGCAGCTTTACCTCACTGTCTAAAGCAACTCATTTTCTGCTTATTGCGACACCCAAAAGTTTCATCATGCCGCTTTCATTGAGTGCTTATCTTATTCTCGGCCTTGCCATTGCAAGCGTCCCCATCATCACCCAGCCACGGGTGCCACTTGCCTTATTCGCGCTCTCTCTGATTTTAGCCGTGATCGCAGGCATATTGGACACAACAGGCCTCCTACTCGTCCTCAGCTGGGCCGTGGTCAGTGCCTTCCTCTTCAAGCAAAAACACCCTGTTTGGCTCTATTATGTAATGGTCGCCCTGTTGCTGCTGGCAGGCCATCTCGTCATGAAGCACGAAGCTCCTGGCTTTCACAATCTGCAGGTTCTCTCTGATGTGAAGACCAGCTCGGATGCGGTGCCATACTCGCTGTATCTGAACTTCGATAAGGCCGCGCTCGGCTTCCTGCTGTTCCTCTTCGCCGCCCCGCGCATGCGCTCAGCAAAAGAATGGCTCCGCAGCCTACGCATTACACTATTGTTCTTCATCCCCACAGCAGCCGTCCTCATAGGCACAACCTACGCCGCCGGACTGGTGGTGTTCGACCCCAAACTGGTATCTTTCCTGCCAGTCTGGATGTTTGCCAACCTGCTGTTCACCTGCGTGGCAGAAGAAGCATTCTTCCGCCAGTTCATCATGGGCCAGATCATGGAGAAGCTGGGGCGCAGTTTCTGGGCAGGCACCGCCGCTTTAGTGATCTCTTCCCTGCACTTCGCCTATTACCATCTGGAAGGCGGCCTACCATACGCAGCCTTCTCCTTCGTCGCAGGTCTGTTCTACGGAGCCACCTTCTGGAAATCAGGCCGCGTAGAAGCCGCCATCACCGTCCACTTCCTCGTCAACCTCGCCCACATCCTCTTCTTCACCTACCCCATGCTGGCAAAGTAAGGCACACCAAACACCATGATACCTTTTCCGTAAGGGAATGCTGCTAAGCATTGCTGTGTAACGAGCTCGCCCCTCAAGGAGCAGAGCTATCTCGGCAAAGGGTTGTTGAATGTCCAGATCACAACAGAGACTGCCACCCCGCTCAATCATCGCAGCAGCGAGTGGCAATGTTCTGGAGTGGTACGACTTCACGGTCTACGGCTTCCTCACCGCCACGTTGGCCACCCAGTTCTTCCCGCTAGAAAACCGGGTTGCCTCCGTCCTCTCTACATTCGCTGTGCTGGCTGTCGGTTATGCGGCACGGCCTATCGGCAGTGTCATCTTCGGCCATATCGGAGACCGCATCGGCAGAAAAGCAGCCATGATGATCTCTGTCTTGCTGATGGGCGGCGGCTCCCTCGCCATTGCGCTGCTGCCCACATTTCATCAGATCGGCATCGCCGCAGCTGTTCTTCTGGTCCTGATCAGGATCATTCAGGGCATAGCCGTGGCCGGAGAATACACCGCTTCCGGCGTTCTACTGGTAGAACAGGCTGAGCCAGAACGCCGCGCACTCACAGGCGCATGGATAGCCTGCGCCATGATCTCCGGTTGTCTCATCGGCTCAGCAGTCCCCGCTGGCATCAGCATCCTGCTCACTGCTGATCAAATGGCAGACTGGGGATGGCGCGTAGCTTTTGCATTCGGCACACTGGTCGCCCTCTTCAGCGCAATCATCAGGCGGCATATCACTGACACTGTGCTGGTCAAAAACCAGGCGGATCAAGGCTCGCCAGTCTGGCAA
Coding sequences:
- a CDS encoding GAF domain-containing protein, yielding MVDHIEFVQAVAGSSSLQEAAKKAGELFSKFPGYKLFTLTVTHPDGSHVVRLYSSAGSSYGTSGTKPIEKEGSWYERVLVQQKPFLGYTIEDVKDYFPDHEKIAAMGLGATLNLPVVVLGEVIGTVNLLDADHAYTEADANKSFALSQALAPLFMKAREELAILPDS
- a CDS encoding ArsR/SmtB family transcription factor, translating into MDIEKTAKALKELGHVTRLTIYKRLVKAGYKGLAVGTLQEELEIPGSTLSHHLSGLASAGLIKQRREGRVLYCVAQYEQLDQVLQTLREECCIDDKLSADEGDFKVLSRD
- a CDS encoding permease; amino-acid sequence: MSLSSEMLISSLEMFAFLALELTILFLAISYFVGILQEYIPPSRVQKILSSQNGKGYVTAAALGVITPFCSCSTIPFLKGLLRARAGFGTMMVFLFASPLLNPIIIGLFAVTFGLEVTVFYFTIALAVSIIAGYTLEKLGFEKFVKPEAYAAPSTSSCGSSCGGSAPEQSKWARVWNSTWADFKKVLPYLIGGIAIGSMIYGFMPTDLVSSWAGENNPLAIPVAAVIGIPLYIRAEAVIPLTAALAGKGMGLGAIMALIIGSAGASLTEVILLKSLFKNQMIAAFLVVILGMAVSAGVLYSLIF
- the recQ gene encoding DNA helicase RecQ, which encodes MTPTQDIVASPNDVLKKVFGYDAFRGNQQVVIDSVMAGESCCVLMPTGAGKSLCYQVPALCRRGVGIVVSPLIALMQDQIATLRELGVRATSINSALSYEDIQAAYRDLRAGELDLLYVAPERLVRPEFVSLLEELNQRGLIALLAIDEAHCISQWGHDFRPEYRELTNVRAKLEGVPCLAVTATADEPTRKDIQERLNLPRLISSGFDRPNITYTVGIKHNPKQQLRRFLKDRPAGESGIIYCLSRKKVEETAAWLVDEGFDALPYHAGFDNSVREANQDRFIKEEGLIMVATVAFGMGIDKPNVRFVAHLDLPKNIEAYYQETGRAGRDGLPSEAWLVYGMQDVVFLNQMIDRSEAPENQKQIERQKLRSFLAYCETATCRRSVLLRYFGDECEPCGNCDTCLNPPKTMDGTIAAQKLLSCILRTGQSFGANYVIDVLLGNANERIISRGHDQLSTFNIGGEFDKIKWNAIARQLLAAGLIYADHDAHGALKMTALGMEFLKERRTIELKVDQLANSAKMERRAKTPARAQIEDIADQELFEKLRARRMELARERNVPPYVIFNDKTLIEMAVERPQRLEEMLKISGVGESKLERFGPAFLEIIRD
- a CDS encoding DM13 domain-containing protein, which produces MIRFVALLVSHTVVLAVGFALGVYFLPILTAPDSPETAVLEQKAQNAQYTAEFSRDQRGSDFLHWGEGKVSISPEMIVHQGRLAPGPDYKVYLVPEFVEHEDEFLPVKDNSVLIGDVKTFDGFLLDVPEGVDIEKYNTVLVWCETFGEFISAAKYR
- a CDS encoding group I truncated hemoglobin, whose amino-acid sequence is MSNKTLYERLGGYDAISAVVDNLLPRLQNDDLLARFWQNRGEDGIAREKQLLIDYLANSAGGPLYYTGRDMVLTHKGMGITEADWEAFLGHLKATLESFSLPEAEFNDTVGFVSSLKEEILV
- a CDS encoding CPBP family intramembrane glutamic endopeptidase → MPLSLSAYLILGLAIASVPIITQPRVPLALFALSLILAVIAGILDTTGLLLVLSWAVVSAFLFKQKHPVWLYYVMVALLLLAGHLVMKHEAPGFHNLQVLSDVKTSSDAVPYSLYLNFDKAALGFLLFLFAAPRMRSAKEWLRSLRITLLFFIPTAAVLIGTTYAAGLVVFDPKLVSFLPVWMFANLLFTCVAEEAFFRQFIMGQIMEKLGRSFWAGTAALVISSLHFAYYHLEGGLPYAAFSFVAGLFYGATFWKSGRVEAAITVHFLVNLAHILFFTYPMLAK
- a CDS encoding MFS transporter, which codes for MSRSQQRLPPRSIIAAASGNVLEWYDFTVYGFLTATLATQFFPLENRVASVLSTFAVLAVGYAARPIGSVIFGHIGDRIGRKAAMMISVLLMGGGSLAIALLPTFHQIGIAAAVLLVLIRIIQGIAVAGEYTASGVLLVEQAEPERRALTGAWIACAMISGCLIGSAVPAGISILLTADQMADWGWRVAFAFGTLVALFSAIIRRHITDTVLVKNQADQGSPVWQSLRDHSALIGQMILLLIPTAVIYFVIYVYAVSYLSADPNFGSSAALNVTTLNLVVMALFIPVCGLAADRFGLRPAFMAGAIATFILAGPCWWLMLRPDTASVFLGQFGLTLTSTVGWALSITALTLMAPDNLRCSVVALGYNLSMALFGGTTPIVATYLVNQTGRDYAPVYYILLAVLVSIPIIWRLPKLIATTRLKNALA